The Raphanus sativus cultivar WK10039 chromosome 2, ASM80110v3, whole genome shotgun sequence genome includes a region encoding these proteins:
- the LOC108823365 gene encoding probable pectin methylesterase CGR2 isoform X2 — protein sequence MARRQAGTTRRVGDGGSFPFAGASHSKSRSSPLLSICLLLLGASLLIWYAYSGPGIFKSVKEVSKVSGDYSCTSELQKAVSLLKKAYGDGMRKVLHVGPESCSVVSSLLKEDEETEAWGVEPYDIEDADSHCKSLVSKGLVRVADIKFPLPYRAKSFSLVIVSDALDYLSPKYLNKTVPELARVASDGLVLFAGLPGQQRAKVAELSKFGRPAKMRSASWWNRFFVQTSLEENEGPSKKFEQAVSKGSYKPACQVFHLKPLH from the exons ATGGCGAGAAGGCAAGCAGGTACAACACGTCGTGTAGGAGATGGCGGTAGCTTCCCTTTTGCTGGAGCTTCCCACTCCAAGTCTCGTTCTTCTCCTCTTTTATCTATTTGCCTTCTTCTTCTG GGGGCTTCCCTTCTCATTTGGTATGCTTACAGTGGTCCAG GAATCTTTAAAAGTGTCAAAGAAGTCAGCAAAGTTTCAG GTGACTATTCTTGCACTTCAGAACTCCAAAAAGCCGTTTCTCTTCTTAAGAAAGCTTACGGAGATGGGATGCGCAAGGTCCTCCACGTAGGACCTGAGTCGTGCTCTGTGGTTTCCTCTCTCttgaaagaagatgaagagactGAAGCGTGGGGTGTCGAACCTTATGATATCGAGGATGCTGATTCTCACTGCAAGAGTCTCGTCAGCAAAGGCCTTGTACGTGTCGCTGATATCAAGTTCCCTCTCCCCTACAGGGCGAAATCTTTCTCTCTTGTCATCGTCTCTGATGCTCTCGATTATCTCTCCCCCAAGTACCTTAACAAGACCGTCCCTGAACTTGCTAGAGTTGCTTCTGATGGTTTGGTTCTTTTTGCTG GTCTCCCTGGTCAGCAGAGAGCTAAAGTTGCTGAATTGTCTAAATTTGGGCGTCCC GCTAAAATGCGTAGTGCATCATGGTGGAACCGATTCTTTGTCCAGACGAGCTTAGAAGAAAACGAAGGACCAAGCAAGAAGTTTGAACAAGCTGTTTCCAAAGGATCATACAAACCAGCCTGCCAAGTCTTCCACCTCAAGCCATTACATTAA
- the LOC108823365 gene encoding probable pectin methylesterase CGR2 isoform X1 gives MARRQAGTTRRVGDGGSFPFAGASHSKSRSSPLLSICLLLLGASLLIWYAYSGPGIFKSVKEVSKVSAGDYSCTSELQKAVSLLKKAYGDGMRKVLHVGPESCSVVSSLLKEDEETEAWGVEPYDIEDADSHCKSLVSKGLVRVADIKFPLPYRAKSFSLVIVSDALDYLSPKYLNKTVPELARVASDGLVLFAGLPGQQRAKVAELSKFGRPAKMRSASWWNRFFVQTSLEENEGPSKKFEQAVSKGSYKPACQVFHLKPLH, from the exons ATGGCGAGAAGGCAAGCAGGTACAACACGTCGTGTAGGAGATGGCGGTAGCTTCCCTTTTGCTGGAGCTTCCCACTCCAAGTCTCGTTCTTCTCCTCTTTTATCTATTTGCCTTCTTCTTCTG GGGGCTTCCCTTCTCATTTGGTATGCTTACAGTGGTCCAG GAATCTTTAAAAGTGTCAAAGAAGTCAGCAAAGTTTCAG CAGGTGACTATTCTTGCACTTCAGAACTCCAAAAAGCCGTTTCTCTTCTTAAGAAAGCTTACGGAGATGGGATGCGCAAGGTCCTCCACGTAGGACCTGAGTCGTGCTCTGTGGTTTCCTCTCTCttgaaagaagatgaagagactGAAGCGTGGGGTGTCGAACCTTATGATATCGAGGATGCTGATTCTCACTGCAAGAGTCTCGTCAGCAAAGGCCTTGTACGTGTCGCTGATATCAAGTTCCCTCTCCCCTACAGGGCGAAATCTTTCTCTCTTGTCATCGTCTCTGATGCTCTCGATTATCTCTCCCCCAAGTACCTTAACAAGACCGTCCCTGAACTTGCTAGAGTTGCTTCTGATGGTTTGGTTCTTTTTGCTG GTCTCCCTGGTCAGCAGAGAGCTAAAGTTGCTGAATTGTCTAAATTTGGGCGTCCC GCTAAAATGCGTAGTGCATCATGGTGGAACCGATTCTTTGTCCAGACGAGCTTAGAAGAAAACGAAGGACCAAGCAAGAAGTTTGAACAAGCTGTTTCCAAAGGATCATACAAACCAGCCTGCCAAGTCTTCCACCTCAAGCCATTACATTAA
- the LOC108829129 gene encoding receptor-like protein 44: MARSHRFSYRSLLLLLLSFETARRFTSADPNDEACLKNLRQNLEDPARNLRNWTNNVFSNPCSGFTSYLPGATCNNGRIYKLSLTNLSLRGSISPFLSNCTNLQSLDLSSNQISGDIPQEIQFLVNLAVLNLSSNRLSGEISPQLALCAYLNVIDLHDNQLSGQIPQQLGLLARLSAFDVSNNKLSGQIPTYLSNRTGSFPRFNASSFVGNRGLYGYPLQEMGKSRGLSVMAIVGIGLGSGVASLMISFTGVCIWLRITEKKMAEEEEGKISQSMPDY, encoded by the coding sequence ATGGCGAGGAGTCACCGGTTTAGCTACCGGTCACTTCTTCTCCTTTTACTAAGCTTCGAAACGGCACGGCGTTTTACTTCTGCTGATCCAAACGACGAGGCGTGTTTGAAGAATCTCCGACAAAACTTGGAGGATCCGGCTCGTAATCTCCGGAACTGGACAAACAACGTCTTCTCCAACCCTTGTTCCGGCTTCACCTCATACCTCCCCGGCGCCACCTGTAACAACGGCAGAATCTATAAGCTATCTCTCACCAACCTCTCACTTCGCGGCTCAATCTCCCCGTTTCTCTCCAACTGCACCAACCTCCAGTCCTTGGATCTATCGTCAAACCAGATCTCCGGTGACATCCCGCAGGAGATACAGTTTCTCGTAAACCTCGCCGTACTCAACCTCTCGTCGAACCGTCTCTCTGGCGAAATCTCTCCGCAGTTAGCTCTCTGCGCGTACCTAAACGTCATCGACCTCCATGATAACCAGCTCTCCGGTCAAATCCCTCAGCAGCTAGGACTCCTGGCGAGGCTGTCGGCGTTTGACGTGTCGAACAACAAACTCTCCGGCCAGATTCCGACATATTTGTCGAACAGGACAGGGAGTTTTCCGAGGTTTAACGCGAGCTCGTTCGTGGGGAACAGAGGGTTGTACGGGTATCCGTTGCAGGAGATGGGGAAGAGCAGAGGCTTATCGGTGATGGCGATCGTTGGGATAGGGCTTGGAAGTGGAGTGGCGAGCTTGATGATTAGTTTCACAGGTGTTTGTATTTGGTTGAGGATCACTGAGAAGAAGAtggctgaagaagaagaaggcaagATTAGTCAGTCAATGCCTGACTACTAA
- the LOC130508584 gene encoding uncharacterized protein LOC130508584, whose amino-acid sequence MDPAAERRDMKRNIEYNNSLIYVADSEYGIPSRCYCGGKMIDEVQGKEERDTLPGKRFFTCINYEADGLHYRQPWVFGVQEEIEKLTARLEKAEKVIKEVPILNQQIESLEEQVKRLSGQVDVLAVKVADLEMVCLD is encoded by the exons ATGGATCCCGCAGCAGAGAGAAGAGACATGAAGAGGAACATTGAGTACAACAACAGTTTGATCTATGTGGCGGATTCAGAGTACGGGATACCAAGTAGGTGTTACTGTGGTGGGAAAATGATAGACGAGGTTCAGGGGAAGGAGGAGAGAGACACTCTTCCGGGGAAGCGCTTCTTCACCTGCATAAACTACGAG GCTGATGGGCTCCATTATCGTCAGCCTTGGGTGTTTGGTGTCCAGGAGGAAATCGAGAAGCTGACTGCCCGGCTGGAGAAGGCTGAGAAGGTGATCAAGGAGGTGCCCATCCTCAATCAACAGATTGAGTCACTAGAG GAACAGGTTAAAAGGCTCTCTGGCCAGGTGGATGTTCTCGCTGTGAAGGTCGCCGACTTGGAGATGGTCTGCTTGGATTGA
- the LOC130508585 gene encoding glutathione S-transferase T3-like — translation MEHLPQTSQTSLQRKKWSTKEDVVLISAWLNTSKDAIVSTDQKAGAFWKRIVDYVNASPVLSGAVPREWSQCKQRWGRINEQVCKFVGCYEAAVREQASGQNENDVMKAAHDIFFNDIGIKFTLEHCWRELRFDQKWKSLAVPKEDPKEKRKEAAEVVAEEEGADVRPPGVKACKAAKRKRQGYDEIHGMLAVKKEIQQQKLLERLLAKDPTHLSANEITLMEKLISEMI, via the coding sequence atggAACATTTACCCCAAACCTCCCAAACTTCTCTTCAAAGAAAGAAGTGGTCAACCAAAGAAGACGTTGTGCTCATCAGCGCTTGGTTGAACACCAGCAAGGATGCCATCGTGAGTACTGACCAGAAAGCCGGAGCTTTTTGGAAGCGCATTGTGGATTACGTCAATGCAAGCCCTGTGCTTAGTGGCGCCGTTCCTAGAGAATGGAGTCAGTGTAAGCAGAGGTGGGGAAGAATCAATGAGCAGGTCTGCAAGTTTGTGGGGTGCTATGAAGCAGCAGTGAGGGAGCAAGCGAGTGGCCAAAACGAGAATGATGTCATGAAGGCTGCCCATGACATCTTCTTTAATGATATTGGCATCAAGTTCACGCTTGAACATTGTTGGAGGGAACTTCGGTTCGATCAGAAATGGAAATCACTCGCTGTGCCCAAAGAAGATCCCAAGGAGAAAAGGAAGGAAGCTGCGGAGGTGGTGGCTGAGGAGGAAGGTGCGGATGTTCGGCCTCCTGGTGTCAAGGCTTGCAAAGCAGCCAAACGCAAGAGGCAGGGTTATGATGAGATACATGGCATGCTTGCTGTGAAAAAGGAGATACAGCAACAGAAACTCCTAGAGCGTCTCCTTGCCAAAGACCCTACCCATCTATCTGCAAACGAAATCACCCTCATGGAAAAACTCATTTCTGAAATGATTTGA
- the LOC108849053 gene encoding uncharacterized protein LOC108849053, translating to MSFSSDDAADKLIEDTFDQHVDNFIDQQVDNFIDQQINKPKRRAYIERHREQGHEDLWNDYFSENPTYPPEMFRRRFRMTKPLFISIVDRLSNEVPYFRQRRNAHGRYGLSALQKCTAAIRMLAYGQSGDTYDEYLRLGESTALLCLEKFNEAIIQLFGDEYLRKPTPADLQRLLDIGEVRGFPEMIGSIDCMHWEWKNCPRSWRGQYTRGHGKPTIVLEAVASHDLWIWHAFFGLPGTLNDINVLDRSQIFSYIIQGRAPKVNFTVNGHNYHMAYYLTDGIYPKWSTFIQSIPLPQGLKAELFAEKQESARKDVEHAFGVLQSRFAIVKNPALLWDKEKIGKIMRTCVILHNMIVENERITYTMSDTSEFESGESSRSSQVEILQPTDSPSNFVNRHGIQAQIRDQQKHDRLKADLVENIWQKYCNLDE from the coding sequence ATGTCTTTCTCATCAGATGATGCAGCAGATAAACTAATTGAAGATACGTTTGACCAACATGTTGATAATTTTATCGACCAACAAGTTGATAATTTCATCGACCAACAAATTAACAAGCCGAAGAGACGAGCTTATATCGAAAGACATAGGGAGCAAGGCCACGAAGACCTTTGGAACGACTATTTCAGTGAAAATCCTACATACCCACCAGAAATGTTTAGGCGGCGTTTTCGAATGACGAAGCCATTGTTCATTTCCATTGTCGATCGCCTGAGTAATGAAGTTCCATACTTTCGTCAAAGACGAAATGCTCACGGAAGGTACGGGCTATCTGCACTTCAAAAATGTACTGCGGCTATACGTATGCTAGCATATGGTCAATCGGGAGATACGTATGACgaatatctccgacttggtgagaGTACCGCACTTTTATGTTTGGAGAAGTTCAACGAAGCGATAATACAATTGTTTGGAGATGAGTATCTACGAAAACCTACACCAGCTGATCTTCAACGATTACTCGATATCGGAGAGGTACGCGGATTTCCGGAAATGATAGGcagcatcgactgtatgcattgggagtggaaaaacTGCCCAAGGTCTTGGAGAGGACAGTACACACGAGGTCACGGAAAGCCGACTATTGTCTTAGAGGCTGTGGCATCACATgatctttggatatggcacgcaTTTTTCGGTTTACCAGGTACCCTCAACGATATTAATGTTCTCGATCGGTCAcaaattttttcttatattatacaAGGTCGAGCTCCTAAAGTTAATTTCACGGTCAACGGCCACAATTATCATATGGCGTACTACCTTACAGACGGAATCTATCCGaaatggtcaacatttatcCAATCCATCCCACTACCTCAAGGTCTTAAAGCTGAGCTTTTTGCTGAAAAACAAGAATCCGCCAGAAAAGATGTCGAACATGCTTTCGGAGTTTTGCAATCGAGGTTTGCAATAGTAAAAAATCCTGCTCTACTATGGGACAAGGAAAAGATTGGAAAGATTATGAGAACTTGTGTCATACTACACAATATGATAGTAGAGAACGAACGAATCACATATACTATGTCTGATACATCTGAGTTCGAGTCGGGAGAGTCAAGCAGGAGTTCACAGGTGGAAATCTTGCAACCTACGGACTCCCCTTCCAACTTCGTTAATAGGCATGGCATTCAAGCTCAAATTCGGGATCAACAAAAACATGATCGTTTGAAAGCcgatttagttgaaaatatatggcaaAAATATTGTAATCTAGATGAATAA
- the LOC130508586 gene encoding uncharacterized protein LOC130508586 gives MIVDRLSNEVPYFRQRRNAHGRYGLSALQKCTAAIRMLAYGQSGDTYDEYLRLGESTALLCLEKFNEAIIQLFGDEYLRKPTPADLQRLLDIGEVRGFPGMIGSIDCMHWEWKNCPRSWRGQYTRGHGKPTIVLEAVASHDLWIWHAFFGLPGTLNDINVLDRSQIFSYIIQGRAPKVNFTVNGHNYRMAYYLTDGIYPKWSTFIQSIPLPQGLKAELFAEKQESARKDVEHAFGVLQSRFAIVKNPALLWDKEKIGKIMRTCVILHNMIVENERITYTMSDTSEFESGESSRSSQVEILQPTDSPSNFVNRHGIQESATLLRLRQGILAGSSASDSTKRQFHKDCLSVLLGLMMMYIATLSLSTMTTKKLAKAI, from the exons ATGATCGTCGATCGCCTGAGTAATGAAGTTCCATACTTTCGTCAAAGACGAAATGCTCACGGAAGGTACGGGCTATCTGCACTTCAAAAATGTACTGCGGCTATACGTATGCTAGCATATGGTCAATCGGGAGATACGTATGACgaatatctccgacttggtgagaGTACCGCACTTTTATGTTTGGAGAAGTTCAACGAAGCGATAATACAATTGTTTGGAGATGAGTATCTACGAAAACCTACACCAGCTGATCTTCAACGATTACTCGATATCGGAGAGGTACGCGGATTTCCGGGAATGATAGGcagcatcgactgtatgcattgggagtggaaaaacTGCCCAAGGTCTTGGAGAGGACAGTACACACGAGGTCACGGAAAGCCGACTATTGTCTTAGAGGCTGTGGCATCACATgatctttggatatggcacgcaTTTTTCGGTTTACCAGGTACCCTCAACGATATTAATGTTCTCGATCGGTCAcaaattttttcttatattatacaAGGTCGAGCTCCTAAAGTTAATTTTACGGTCAACGGCCACAATTATCGTATGGCGTACTACCTTACAGACGGAATCTATCCGaaatggtcaacatttatcCAATCCATCCCACTACCTCAAGGTCTTAAAGCTGAGCTTTTTGCTGAAAAACAAGAATCCGCCAGAAAAGATGTCGAACATGCTTTCGGAGTTTTGCAATCGAGGTTTGCAATAGTAAAAAATCCTGCTCTACTATGGGACAAGGAAAAGATTGGAAAGATTATGAGAACTTGTGTCATACTACACAATATGATAGTAGAGAACGAACGAATCACATATACTATGTCTGATACATCTGAGTTCGAGTCGGGAGAGTCAAGCAGGAGTTCACAGGTGGAAATCTTGCAACCTACTGACTCCCCTTCCAACTTCGTTAATAGGCATGGCATTCAA GAATCGGCCACACTACTCCGTCTCCGCCAGGGTATCCTCGCCGGTTCCAGTGCTTCTGATTCAACTAAACGTCAATTCCATAAGGATTGTCT CTCTGTCTTGCTAGGTCTGATGATGATGTATATCGCTACCTTGAGCCTCTCTACAATGACCACAAAGAAGTTGGCAAAAGCTATCTGA
- the LOC108826512 gene encoding uncharacterized protein LOC108826512, whose translation MGTNSLRNFKPRTAIPCLKKSVTVNDVLITSTYVHINCGSKFAEYASHLSTKCPRILPWARWNQQPRKQILPNESSWRERLSEHVKRAVRSAHTEVLQHKKPTSNAKDDITGV comes from the exons ATGGGA ACGAATTCATTAAGGAACTTCAAACCAAGGACTGCAATACCATGCttgaagaaaag TGTCACAGTTAACGATGTTTTAATAACATCAACTTATGTCCATATAAATTGTGGAAGCAAGTTTGCAGAGTATGCATCACATTTGTCTACAAAGTGTCCCCGTATCTTGCCTTGGGCCAGATG GAATCAACAGCCAAGGAAGCAAATTTTACCGAACGAAAGTTCTTGGCGTGAAAGATTGTCAGAGCATGTTAAACGAGCCGTACGATCTGCCCATACTGAGGTTTTGCAGCATAAGAAACCAACCTCAAATGCTAAGGATGATATAACAGGTGTATGA